In the Methanobacterium sp. genome, TTTTAATCTCAGGTAATAAAGATTGGGCATATGCCCGATACAAACAGAGGCTGGATAGAGCAAGTATTTCAAACCCACGGAAAATGGGGCCAAAATATCCCCGAAGACCTGATGACATTTTTAGAAGAACTGTACGAGGAATGATACCTTACAGAAAAACATCCGGAAGAGAAGCATTTAAAGGGCTTAAAGTATTTGTGGGAATACCTAAAGAATATGAAGGTTCTGAAACCTTTAAAGTACAGGAAGCGGAACCTAAAAACATTAAAAAAAGCATGGAACTTGGAAGATTATCTAAATTATTAGGATCAAAGTTTGAGGCATAGGTAAAATG is a window encoding:
- a CDS encoding 50S ribosomal protein L13 encodes the protein MIIDGEGLIMGRLASKVSKKLLDGEEIVILNAEKILISGNKDWAYARYKQRLDRASISNPRKMGPKYPRRPDDIFRRTVRGMIPYRKTSGREAFKGLKVFVGIPKEYEGSETFKVQEAEPKNIKKSMELGRLSKLLGSKFEA